One segment of Mycoplasmopsis glycophila DNA contains the following:
- the uvrB gene encoding excinuclease ABC subunit UvrB, with amino-acid sequence MSIYKLKADYEPSGDQPSAIKQLVENIKEGVSEQVLLGVTGSGKTFTIANVIKNFDRPVIVLSHNKTLASQLYSELKSFFPENAVEYFISYFDYFRPESYLPSTDTYIEKDSKTNEQIEILRLSALNSLMTRKDVIVVASVSAIYGALNPEVYKDAFFRFYKSQKISIQEFNYALINSQYTRNDVDLKPSTFSIKGDVVLIHPADKEDLAIRVSFFGDEIEEIALIDPLTKNVREKVNIYTLSPGSEYATDKNVYQQIAPMILDELNKAIANFNKEGKLLESTRLNQRTKNDIDDMLEFGHCKGIENYSMYLDQRTFGERPFTILDFFPKDSLMFIDESHMFVPQLNAMYKGDRSRKEALVNYGFRLPSALENRPLKFEEWETEFNFQKIYISATPGDYELEKTDQVIPLYVRPTGLIDPEIVIKPTKNQVEDIYDTIIKQRETGEKTIILTVTKRMAEELSTFLIEKGVRAAYIHSEHNTFVRNEILRKLRSGIYEVVVGINLLREGIDLPEVSKVIILDADKESFMRNARSLIQIVGRAARNANGQAILYADKITKSMQICIDDNAKKRELQIKYNKENNIVPKTIIKPIPEPIHGHDIMNAVELLLSKSQEGKNIKNKDSKKSKDEIIKQVKEQMNQAAKELDYERAIELRDILLELQKNN; translated from the coding sequence ATGAGCATTTATAAGTTAAAAGCCGATTATGAGCCTTCAGGAGACCAACCAAGTGCTATTAAACAGCTAGTTGAAAATATTAAAGAAGGCGTGAGTGAACAAGTTCTTTTAGGAGTTACTGGAAGTGGAAAAACTTTTACAATTGCAAACGTTATTAAAAATTTTGATCGTCCAGTAATTGTTTTATCACACAACAAAACACTTGCTAGCCAACTTTATTCGGAATTAAAGTCATTTTTCCCTGAAAATGCTGTTGAATATTTTATTAGTTACTTTGATTATTTTAGGCCTGAATCATATCTTCCTTCAACAGATACATATATCGAAAAAGACTCAAAAACTAATGAACAAATTGAAATCTTGAGGTTGAGTGCATTAAATTCATTAATGACTCGTAAAGATGTTATTGTTGTTGCTAGTGTTAGTGCAATTTATGGTGCTTTAAATCCTGAAGTTTATAAAGATGCGTTTTTTAGGTTTTATAAAAGTCAAAAGATTTCAATTCAGGAATTCAATTATGCTTTAATCAATTCGCAATATACACGTAATGATGTAGATCTTAAACCAAGTACTTTTAGTATTAAAGGTGATGTTGTTTTAATCCACCCTGCAGATAAGGAAGATTTAGCAATTCGAGTTAGTTTTTTCGGTGACGAAATTGAAGAAATTGCATTAATTGATCCATTAACTAAAAATGTTCGTGAAAAAGTCAATATTTATACTTTATCACCAGGTAGTGAATATGCAACAGATAAAAATGTTTATCAACAAATTGCTCCAATGATTTTAGATGAACTTAATAAAGCAATAGCCAACTTTAATAAAGAAGGTAAACTTTTAGAAAGTACAAGATTAAATCAAAGAACTAAAAATGATATTGATGACATGTTAGAGTTTGGCCATTGCAAGGGAATTGAAAATTATTCAATGTACTTAGATCAAAGAACTTTTGGAGAAAGACCCTTTACAATTTTGGATTTCTTCCCGAAAGATTCGCTCATGTTTATTGATGAATCACATATGTTTGTTCCTCAATTAAATGCAATGTATAAAGGTGATCGATCAAGAAAAGAAGCGCTTGTCAATTATGGTTTTCGTTTACCTAGTGCGCTTGAAAATAGACCACTCAAATTTGAAGAATGAGAAACAGAGTTTAATTTTCAAAAAATTTATATTTCTGCAACACCTGGGGATTATGAGCTAGAAAAAACAGATCAAGTTATCCCGCTTTATGTGCGTCCAACTGGTTTAATTGATCCTGAAATAGTTATCAAGCCTACCAAAAACCAAGTTGAAGATATTTATGACACAATCATTAAACAACGCGAAACAGGCGAAAAAACAATTATTTTAACAGTTACGAAAAGAATGGCCGAGGAGCTTTCGACATTCCTGATTGAAAAAGGAGTTAGAGCAGCTTATATCCACTCTGAACACAATACTTTTGTTCGTAATGAAATATTAAGAAAATTAAGAAGCGGAATTTATGAAGTTGTTGTCGGAATTAATTTATTAAGAGAAGGAATTGACTTGCCTGAAGTTTCTAAAGTAATTATTTTAGATGCTGATAAAGAAAGCTTTATGCGTAACGCACGCAGTTTAATCCAAATTGTTGGACGTGCAGCCAGAAACGCGAACGGACAAGCAATTTTATATGCTGATAAAATAACCAAAAGTATGCAAATTTGTATCGATGATAATGCTAAAAAAAGAGAATTACAAATTAAATACAACAAAGAAAATAATATAGTTCCTAAAACTATTATCAAACCTATTCCAGAACCAATTCACGGGCACGACATTATGAATGCAGTGGAACTACTTCTTTCTAAATCACAAGAAGGAAAAAATATCAAAAATAAAGATAGCAAAAAATCAAAAGATGAAATTATTAAACAAGTTAAAGAACAAATGAATCAAGCCGCGAAAGAGCTCGATTACGAAAGAGCAATTGAATTAAGAGATATTCTTTTAGAATTACAAAAAAACAATTAG
- the lgt gene encoding prolipoprotein diacylglyceryl transferase, protein MNFNLPSYVPDFAIAEGTPTTLFQIGNWSMNVYSLAIMLGFLCSILSIVFFWKREKYPIEILLSLIIITVPTSIIGSRLAFIIEQAIYGGDLSEWYAIWKGGLSIQGGIILTIIADLTYLYFKRSIIDMRKAASLIIPTILIGQVAGRWGNYSNHEVYGKIDWTGASSLIFGKSFASNMFISDDYSELLGLKGAYRYPLFLYEGIANLIGYLIIVWVFNLFWVFKPGATSGLYLVWYGIVRQAMEPLRQESYDFYKYLALIFIIIGTLVFVYYQFFGLVKYKLICTKEDSKFKFIYRNYEYANQEEYLSHVETSSLKYLYYKLKTR, encoded by the coding sequence ATGAATTTTAATTTACCATCTTATGTTCCTGATTTTGCAATTGCAGAAGGAACGCCGACCACATTATTTCAAATTGGTAATTGGTCAATGAATGTTTATTCATTAGCGATTATGTTAGGTTTCCTTTGCTCAATTTTAAGCATTGTGTTCTTTTGAAAAAGAGAAAAATATCCAATTGAAATTTTACTTTCACTTATCATTATCACTGTGCCAACCTCAATAATCGGTTCAAGATTAGCTTTCATTATCGAACAAGCTATTTATGGCGGAGATTTATCAGAGTGATATGCAATATGAAAAGGTGGATTAAGTATTCAAGGTGGAATCATCTTAACAATAATTGCTGATTTAACATACTTATATTTCAAACGTTCAATCATAGATATGAGAAAAGCAGCTAGTTTAATTATTCCTACTATCTTAATTGGACAAGTTGCCGGAAGATGAGGAAACTATTCAAACCACGAGGTTTATGGAAAAATCGATTGAACAGGTGCTTCTTCACTTATTTTTGGAAAATCATTTGCTTCAAACATGTTTATTAGTGACGATTATTCTGAACTTCTTGGACTTAAAGGAGCTTATAGATACCCACTCTTCCTTTACGAAGGAATTGCAAACTTAATTGGATACTTAATAATCGTTTGAGTATTTAATCTTTTTTGAGTATTTAAACCAGGAGCCACTTCAGGTTTATATCTAGTTTGATACGGAATTGTTCGTCAAGCGATGGAACCATTAAGACAAGAAAGTTATGATTTTTATAAATATTTAGCTCTTATCTTTATTATTATTGGTACTTTAGTGTTTGTTTACTATCAATTCTTTGGACTAGTAAAATACAAATTAATTTGCACAAAAGAAGATTCAAAATTTAAATTTATTTATCGCAATTATGAATATGCAAATCAAGAAGAATACTTATCACACGTAGAAACTTCTTCTTTAAAATATTTATATTACAAATTAAAAACTAGATAA
- the uvrA gene encoding excinuclease ABC subunit UvrA: protein MSKNNDFLAIQGARENNLKNISLTIPKNKLVVFTGLSGSGKSSLAFNTIYEEGRRRYVDSLSSYARMFLGGTKKPDVDKIDGLSPAISIEQKTVHNNPRSTVGTITEIYDYLRLLFTRIGKAYCPKHNIEISSQTTKDILKSIYQFPLNSKLIIYAPIVEAQKGTHANLISKIKSEGYLRAKIDGNIYVLDDVIELDKNIKHDIDLIIDRIVLTPENEKRIVEAIDIAAGLTNGLVKIENIDTEEVRSFSKTYACVYKDYSLSKIETRLFSFNSPQGMCEHCKGLGTEYKADFDLIAPEKWRSINEGAIKYFENTVNTSNIEWQRFAALLNHYKINPNLPIEELTEKELNIIKYGSNEKIEYDVQTENNTYRMDKEIEGIVTKIERLYFETSSDKRREYLGKYMNPVDCTVCKGARLKDTALSIRVDNINIFEFTQKSIADALIFTKNLVDKIDDNEKQISNLITKEIIDRLSFLQNVGLDYLSLERTAETLSGGEAQRIRLATQIGSNLSGILYVLDEPSIGLHQKDNAKLIEALKKMVDLGNTLIVVEHDEDTMYAADYIVDIGPKAGAHGGEVVAQGTLDDIAKNPNSITGKYLSGELAIPVPDIRRSGNGNSIIIKGAKENNLKNINVKIPLGMFVAVTGVSGSGKSTLINDILVKGIQQMLGLADGLNHKKAKFDTIQGLKNIDKVVPVSQSPIGRTPRSNPATYTGVFDDIRDIFANVYEARTRGYTKSRFSFNVPGGRCEKCSGDGFLKIEMHFLPDVYVTCDECDGKRYNRETLDIKYHGKDISDVLNMTIEEAIEFFENKKKILEKLQILSDVGLDYIKLGQMSTTLSGGEAQRIKLATYLQKKATGKTIYVLDEPTTGLHIHDIAKLLKIINNIVENGDTVLVIEHNLDMIKSADYIIDLGPDGGANGGKVVVAGTPEEVVNFGVGYTAEYLKKVL from the coding sequence ATGTCTAAAAATAATGACTTTTTAGCAATTCAAGGTGCAAGAGAAAATAATTTAAAAAACATTTCTCTAACAATTCCTAAAAATAAACTAGTTGTCTTTACAGGTCTTAGTGGTAGTGGTAAAAGTTCTCTTGCTTTTAATACTATCTATGAAGAAGGAAGAAGAAGATATGTTGATTCTTTAAGTTCTTATGCAAGAATGTTTTTAGGCGGAACTAAAAAACCAGATGTCGATAAAATTGATGGATTAAGTCCTGCAATTAGCATTGAACAAAAAACAGTGCATAATAACCCTCGTTCAACAGTAGGGACTATTACTGAAATTTATGATTATTTAAGATTACTTTTTACAAGAATTGGTAAAGCTTACTGTCCAAAACATAATATTGAAATTTCTTCACAAACAACAAAAGATATTTTAAAGTCAATTTATCAATTTCCACTTAATAGCAAATTGATAATTTATGCGCCAATTGTTGAGGCGCAAAAAGGTACTCATGCAAACCTTATTTCAAAAATTAAAAGTGAAGGGTACTTAAGAGCTAAAATCGATGGTAACATTTATGTTTTAGATGATGTGATCGAGCTTGATAAAAATATTAAACACGATATCGATTTAATTATTGATCGTATTGTTTTAACACCTGAAAATGAAAAGAGAATTGTTGAAGCTATTGATATTGCAGCAGGTTTAACAAACGGTTTAGTAAAAATTGAAAATATAGATACTGAAGAAGTTAGAAGTTTTTCAAAAACTTATGCTTGTGTTTATAAAGATTACAGTTTATCAAAAATTGAAACTCGTTTATTCTCATTTAACTCACCACAAGGGATGTGTGAACACTGTAAGGGTCTTGGAACAGAATATAAAGCCGATTTTGACTTAATTGCTCCTGAAAAATGAAGAAGCATTAATGAAGGTGCTATTAAATATTTTGAAAACACGGTAAATACTTCAAACATTGAATGACAAAGGTTTGCTGCACTATTGAATCATTACAAAATTAATCCAAACTTACCAATTGAAGAACTCACTGAAAAAGAGCTTAATATTATCAAATACGGTTCAAACGAAAAAATAGAATATGATGTTCAAACAGAAAATAATACATATCGTATGGACAAAGAAATTGAAGGGATTGTTACTAAAATAGAGCGTCTTTATTTCGAAACTTCAAGTGACAAAAGAAGAGAATATCTTGGTAAATATATGAATCCTGTTGATTGTACAGTATGTAAGGGAGCGAGATTAAAAGACACTGCTCTTTCAATCAGAGTTGATAACATTAATATTTTCGAATTTACCCAAAAATCAATTGCAGACGCTTTAATTTTTACCAAAAATTTAGTTGATAAAATTGATGATAATGAAAAACAAATTTCGAATTTAATTACTAAAGAAATTATTGATCGACTTTCATTTTTACAAAATGTTGGTTTAGATTATTTATCACTCGAAAGAACAGCCGAAACTTTAAGTGGTGGAGAAGCGCAAAGAATCAGATTAGCAACTCAAATTGGTTCAAACCTTTCGGGAATATTATATGTGCTTGATGAGCCTTCAATTGGTTTACATCAAAAAGATAATGCTAAATTAATTGAAGCGCTAAAGAAAATGGTTGATTTAGGTAACACTTTAATCGTTGTTGAGCACGACGAAGATACTATGTATGCAGCGGATTACATTGTTGATATCGGGCCAAAAGCGGGTGCACATGGTGGTGAAGTTGTAGCACAAGGAACACTTGATGATATTGCTAAAAATCCAAACTCAATTACAGGTAAGTATTTATCAGGTGAATTAGCAATCCCTGTGCCAGATATTCGTCGTTCAGGTAATGGTAATTCAATTATCATTAAAGGCGCTAAAGAAAACAACTTAAAAAATATTAATGTGAAAATCCCGCTTGGAATGTTTGTTGCTGTGACTGGAGTTTCAGGAAGTGGTAAAAGTACCTTGATTAATGATATTTTAGTTAAAGGGATTCAACAAATGCTTGGTTTAGCTGATGGTTTAAATCATAAAAAAGCTAAATTTGACACAATCCAAGGCTTAAAAAACATCGATAAGGTTGTGCCTGTTTCTCAAAGTCCAATTGGACGTACTCCAAGAAGTAACCCAGCAACATATACTGGTGTTTTTGATGATATTCGTGATATTTTCGCGAACGTTTATGAAGCTCGTACACGTGGTTATACAAAAAGTCGTTTTAGTTTCAATGTTCCTGGTGGAAGATGCGAAAAATGTTCAGGTGATGGTTTCTTAAAAATCGAAATGCACTTTTTACCTGATGTTTATGTAACTTGTGATGAGTGTGATGGAAAAAGATACAATAGAGAAACTTTAGATATTAAATATCATGGTAAAGACATTTCGGATGTACTTAATATGACAATCGAAGAAGCAATTGAATTTTTTGAAAACAAAAAGAAAATCCTTGAAAAATTACAAATTTTAAGTGATGTAGGTTTAGACTATATCAAATTAGGTCAAATGTCAACTACTTTAAGTGGCGGAGAAGCGCAAAGAATTAAATTAGCTACCTACTTACAAAAGAAAGCTACTGGAAAAACAATTTACGTGTTAGATGAACCAACAACAGGTTTACATATCCATGATATTGCTAAATTACTTAAAATTATTAACAATATCGTTGAAAACGGAGACACAGTTTTAGTTATCGAACATAATTTAGATATGATTAAATCTGCTGATTACATCATTGATTTAGGGCCTGATGGCGGAGCTAATGGTGGAAAAGTTGTTGTAGCTGGAACTCCTGAAGAAGTTGTTAACTTCGGAGTAGGTTATACAGCTGAATATCTCAAAAAAGTGCTTTAA
- the hprK gene encoding HPr(Ser) kinase/phosphatase translates to MSRRTHDKINVLKIIHFFDLNIVNADNPNIEYNDIHEPAIKRVGLELSEHIRTDRISYNVISWGTSESMWFAQIGKERTVNALEHVISQKPPIIILSKGVNKPALSWIIEVANKYNVPVALTKTNSSVISTVIGSYLNDFFAEETQVHGTLVLIGGTGVLITGASGVGKSEAALELIQKGHILIADDAVMIKDSGNSFIGRSPKMIRNLLEVRGIGLIDVKYTYGISSVAKSSIIDLVVELVQQDKQNELDRLGTEILKYPILGRYIRKIKVPIKQGGSAAALIEVAVSAYLAWKEGKSVLDEIEKRRQEGEDDEF, encoded by the coding sequence ATGTCAAGAAGAACTCATGATAAAATTAATGTTTTAAAAATTATTCACTTTTTTGATTTAAATATTGTCAATGCTGATAATCCAAATATCGAATATAACGACATACATGAACCAGCAATTAAAAGAGTTGGTTTGGAATTAAGTGAACATATTCGCACAGATCGTATTTCTTATAATGTTATTTCTTGAGGAACAAGCGAGTCAATGTGATTTGCTCAAATTGGAAAAGAAAGAACAGTGAATGCATTAGAACATGTTATTAGTCAAAAGCCGCCAATTATTATTTTGTCTAAAGGGGTAAATAAACCTGCTCTTTCATGAATTATTGAAGTTGCTAACAAGTACAATGTTCCTGTTGCATTAACCAAAACTAATTCTTCTGTTATTTCAACTGTAATTGGTTCTTACTTAAATGACTTTTTTGCAGAAGAAACTCAAGTACATGGAACACTTGTCTTAATTGGTGGAACTGGAGTTTTAATTACAGGAGCAAGTGGAGTTGGTAAATCAGAAGCTGCACTTGAATTAATTCAAAAAGGACATATTTTAATAGCTGATGATGCTGTTATGATCAAAGATAGTGGAAACTCATTTATTGGTAGATCGCCTAAAATGATTCGAAACTTACTAGAAGTAAGGGGGATTGGGTTAATTGATGTGAAATATACTTATGGAATTTCATCTGTTGCCAAATCTTCAATTATTGATCTTGTGGTCGAACTTGTTCAACAAGATAAACAAAATGAATTAGACCGTTTGGGAACTGAGATTTTAAAATATCCAATTTTAGGAAGATATATTCGTAAAATCAAGGTGCCGATTAAGCAAGGGGGTTCAGCAGCCGCTTTAATTGAAGTAGCAGTTAGTGCTTATCTTGCTTGAAAAGAAGGAAAAAGCGTTCTTGATGAAATAGAAAAAAGAAGACAAGAAGGAGAAGACGATGAATTTTAA